Genomic segment of Sandaracinaceae bacterium:
GGTGAAGGTCATCTCCTTGGCGTGCTCCCGCGCGAGCGCCGCCTCGTAGGCGTCCTTGCCGACGCGCACCATCAGCTCGCCGCCCTGCGCCGCGCCCGTGATGCCGCACGCCATGTGCCCGCGGACCATGAAGCAGAGGCCGCCGAACATCTTGCGCTCCTCGACCGCGTCGATCCCGGCGAGCGCGCGCCGTACGCGCGCCGCGAGCTGCTCGTCATGCGCCATCGTCCCCTCCGCCCGTGACCGTATTCTCTCTCAACACGTCGAGGACAGCCTCGCGCGGAAGGCGGCCGGGCTCTCGCCGACCGCGTTCTTGAAGTCCCGCGCGAAGTGCGCGTGATCCGCGTAGCCCAGATCCACCGCGAGCGCGCTGAGCTGGGTGGCCTCTCCGCGCTCGAGCCGCGCCGCCGCCTCCTGGAGGCGATTGCGACGGATGACCCACTTGGGAGAGGCGCCGAGGTGCGCGCGGAAGAGACGCTGGAGCGGCCGGATCGACACACCCGCCACCTCGCTGAGCTGCTCGACCCTCACGATCGACGCGTCGGTCGTGACCCGCTCCGCGATCGCGACCGCGAGCGACGCGTCGGCGAGCGCCTCGGCGCGCAGCCGCGACGTGGCCCAGCCCTCGAGCGCGGCGAACGCCTCCGCGTCGTCGTCCGGCTCGAGCACGGCCCGCTCGAGCGCGCGCACGTCCTCGGAGACGACCTCGGCCAGCGGCGTGATGCGATCCCGCAGCAGATGCGCGGAGCGATCGAAGAGGGCCTGCACCGCGCCGGGCCGCAGCTTCATGCCCCGAACCAGCCCGTCGCCTTCGAGGGTGCGTCTCCAGAGCTTGGTCCACACCCCCACGACGCGGCTGCCCGCGTGGGGGCCGCCGCGCTCGAAGACCACGTTCACGCACGGGTCGGCGAGCAGCAGCGTGGTGTGCGACTCGCCGTCCGGGAACGACCAGCGGCCCACCCAGTGGTGCATCGCGACGTCGCGAAGCGCGGGCGAAGGCGCATGCCGTCCGACCTGCACGCGGCCCTCGAGCGAGGGATCGGACACCAGCCCGCGCGCCCTCGGCTCCGGTCGCGTTTCTACAAGCCGCGCCATCGCTCGAATCCTACTGTGCACCTCACACCGAAGGGAGCCGCCATGAACGAGATCACCGTCAAGAACATCGAAGAGGTCGCGCCGTACGAAGGCCCACACGCCATCGAGGGCATCCGCTTCCGCGCCGTGCGCGAGGCGCTCGGCGTGAGCGCCTGGGGCATGAACGTGATCGAGCTCGACCCCGGCTGCGAGGGACACCCCGAGCACGACCACACGAAGGACGGCCAGGAGGAGGTCTACGTCGTGCTGCGCGGCGAGGTCGAGCTGCGCGTGGGCGAAGAGGCGCGCACCCTTCACGCCGGCGCCATGGCCCGCGTCCCCGCCGGGCTGCGCCGCAAGCTCGTCACCCGCGCGCAGGGCGCGACCGTGCTCGCCCTCGGCGGCACACCCGGCCAGCCCTACACGACCTCGATGGGCGGCTGACGATCAGGACGGGCGGCGCTTCGCGCGCCAGCGCTCGACCCGACGATCGAACGCGATCTCCGCGTGGGGGCCGGGCTCGGTCGGCACCCGCGCTCAGGCCAACAGATGCCCACGCATCGCGGCCAGCCACTGCTGCATCCCCGGCAGCCCGCGCGCCGCGTAGTCCTGATCGATCGCGTCCAGTCGCTCGCCGACCCGGTCTGGGTCCTCGCCGAGGCGGAGTCGCTCCAGGGCGCTGCGAACCTGCACCCAGGTGTCGACGTGCGAGTGGCGGTCCGACAGCCTGCGCGCGTTCCCTTTCTCGAGTCGGCGCAGCGCGCGCGCCCCGCGCCCACGGCGCGCGTCGACGACGCCCCGCGCGATCTCACCGCAACCGACGTAGAGCGGCAGCTTGTCCATGCGACCGAAGGTGGGGGTGATCCGCTTCAGGCGGCGCACGAGGTCCGGGACGGCGTCCTGCCCAGCGGCGTCGGCGAGGCTACAGAGCGCTTCGACGCGGCTCATCGGCAGCAGCCACCCCCAGCCATCACGCAGTCGGTGCTTCTCGAGGATGGAGTGCGCGCGCTCGAACCCGGCCGTCGCGTCCGCGTAGCGGCCCTCGAGCAACGCCACCGCGGCGAGCGCCTCGATGGCGAGCTCCTCGAAGATGGGGAACGTCAGCCGCAGGTCGGCGGTGAGCACGCTCTCTGCGAGCTCTCGCGTCTCGTCGAACCGTCCCATCACGACCGCGGTGATGCCGCGGCCACACTTCGCGTCCGTGGCGAGCCACAGGGCGCCGCACTCCATCGCCTCGTGCTCCGCCTCCTCGAACTCGGCTCGCGCGTCCGGGATGTGTCCCACGATCCCTCTCGCCCAGGCGCGCGCGGAGAGCGCGAACGCGACCAGCATCCGATCACCGGTCTGCCGGGAGAGCGCGACGCCCTCGTCGAGCCGACGCAGGCACGCGTCGCTGTCGTCGAGCATCAGCTCACACGCCCCCTGGATCACCGTGAGGCGGGCCAGACCCTCGAGGTCTCCGGTGGCGGTCGCGAGCTCCCTCGCCGAGCGCTGGAAGCGCGCGCCCACGCCCGGAAACGACTGCAGCGCGAAGAGCATGCTGAGCATGGCGTCCGCGTCGACGCGGTAGTGCCGGGGCGCGAGCTGCTGGGCGAGCCGGCTGAACCGCGCGAGGTGCCCCGCCGCGTCGTAGAGGTCCACCCACCGGTACACGAGCGCGAGCTCGCGGTTGACCAGGGCGCGCTCCTCCAGGCGCCCCCCGTCTCCGCGGCCGCGGAAGAAGCGTCGGACCAGCGCGTGCACCGCGTCCCACGCGAGCCGGACGAGGCGACCCAGGCGCGTCCTGGGTGGGGCGCCCTCGAGCAGCGCGAGCGAGCCCCGGAGCGCCTCGATGCCGGCCGCGGGCGCGCTCGTGCGGAGGTGCACCAGGCCACGCTTTCGCAGCAGGCGAGCGCGGGTCACCGGCGCGATCTCGGCGCGCTCCATCGCACGCAGCTCCTCCAGCGCGGCGTCGTGATCTCCGCTGATGGCGAGCGCGTCGGCGTAGTCCTCCCGGATCGCGGGCAACGCCGCCACCTGCGCGACGCCTGGCTCCTCGGCGCGCGCCAGGAGCGCGGCCAGGTGCTGCGCGCGGACCGCGTGATCGTGCGCGCGCCCGGCCTCCTCCGCCGCGGCCAGTAAGTGCCGCGCCGCCCGCTCCCCGTCTCGCCCGCGGCCGAAGTGGTGGGCCAGGCGCGTCGTCCCCGCGCCGCGCGCGAGCCACGCCTCGCCGATCGCGTCGTGGAGGTCCGCGAGCGCGTCGCCCTCGACCCGCGCGACGAGCCGCTCGTTCAGCCGCGCGTGCTCGAAGCGATGGGTCGCCCCGTCGGCCTGCGCGGTCTCGTCCTCGCGGACGAGGACCGCCCGCCGAACCCCCTCGCGCAGCGCCTCCTCCGCCCGCGCCCTCGACCCGACGACGTCCTCGAGGAGCCCCGCGTCGAAGCGCTCCCCGATCGCGCCGGCCACCGTCAGGACCTCGATGGAGGTCTCGCTGAGCCCGTCGAGCCGCCGGTCCAGCACGTCCGACACGGCGTCGCCCAGCGTGGCGTCGTCCCGCACGTCCCAGACGCCGTCCTCGCGCGAGAGCGCCCCGTGGTCCAGGAGGTTCTGCAGCGCCGCGCGGAGCAGGAGCGGGTTGCCCGCGATCTCGGGCAGCCACCCTTCGACGAACGACCGAGACAGCGACCCCTGCGAAGCGCCGAGCAGCCGTTCCGCCAGCTGGAGCGACTCGTGCGCCCGGAGCGGCGGCAGCTCGTGCAGCTCGAGCTCCGGGAGGCGAGACAGCGCCTCGCTCGCCTGCAGGCGGGACGTGACGAGCAGCACGCACTCGATCCCCCGCTCCTTTGCGATGGCGTGCGCGTCGTGCAGCACCCCCAACGTGGCGCGCGACGCCGCGTGCGCGTCCTCGAACAAGACGCACCTCGGCTTCGTGTCCGCTCCGAGGCTCGCCACGAGCTGCTCGGCGAGACGCCGCGCAGCGCGCCGGGACCCCTCCCGCGGTCGCTCGCTCGCGTCCGGGGGCCGGGTCTCGGGCTCGGCGGAGTCGCGGCCGGCGAGGCGCTGGATCAGCGCGGGGATGGGCCAGAACGGAGGCGCCGCCCCCAGCGGCATCGCGGGCGCGACGTGCACCCCCCAGCCCTCGGCCTCCAGACGACGCAGGAGGGTCCGCGACACCGTGCTCTTGCCCACACCCGCCTGACCGACGAGGCCGACCGAGGCCGGGCTTCGCTCGGACCGTACGCGCGCGCAGCGGCTCGTCAGCCGTTCGAGCAACGCGTCGCGACCGACCAGCCCGCTCGGGAAGAGGACGTTGGCCGGGCCCTCCTCCTTTCGCGCGGGCAGCTCGGCGAGCACGCGATTGAGCCGCTCGGCCACCTCGCGCGCGCTGCTCGGTCGCTGCTCGCGGTCGCGGGCCAGCAGCGCG
This window contains:
- a CDS encoding helix-turn-helix transcriptional regulator; the protein is MSDPSLEGRVQVGRHAPSPALRDVAMHHWVGRWSFPDGESHTTLLLADPCVNVVFERGGPHAGSRVVGVWTKLWRRTLEGDGLVRGMKLRPGAVQALFDRSAHLLRDRITPLAEVVSEDVRALERAVLEPDDDAEAFAALEGWATSRLRAEALADASLAVAIAERVTTDASIVRVEQLSEVAGVSIRPLQRLFRAHLGASPKWVIRRNRLQEAAARLERGEATQLSALAVDLGYADHAHFARDFKNAVGESPAAFRARLSSTC
- a CDS encoding cupin domain-containing protein; the encoded protein is MNEITVKNIEEVAPYEGPHAIEGIRFRAVREALGVSAWGMNVIELDPGCEGHPEHDHTKDGQEEVYVVLRGEVELRVGEEARTLHAGAMARVPAGLRRKLVTRAQGATVLALGGTPGQPYTTSMGG
- a CDS encoding TfoX/Sxy family protein, which gives rise to MAHDEQLAARVRRALAGIDAVEERKMFGGLCFMVRGHMACGITGAAQGGELMVRVGKDAYEAALAREHAKEMTFTGRSMRGMIYVDPAGFRSDGQLSGWVAMGVEHAQSLPPKKPRAKKKR
- a CDS encoding protein kinase; amino-acid sequence: MRGDPSVDPQFAELMELFDACCDAPPDERAARVADARARSPQLARRLQEMLAADDQPLFLDDARGAAQYLPGLAEQRVGGRWRLRDRLGAGSGGEVWSAEDAENGEVVAVKLIHPGLVDDPLQVARFRREFATMARLSHDGCLRLIAEGVVGEGVPLLDPGRRYLVTELVTGGDLSRLALAPAEEILPVLVQLLAALDHLHEQGVVHRDLKPSNVLLTGEHPPRPKLADFGVVKLAAPQGTDLTGDGSLLGTVDYLSPEQVRGEALDARSDLYAFGCLVHTLWTGRPPFEGPVVTRLWHRARANPPRLAERAPHAPAGLCALTDALLARDREQRPSSAREVAERLNRVLAELPARKEEGPANVLFPSGLVGRDALLERLTSRCARVRSERSPASVGLVGQAGVGKSTVSRTLLRRLEAEGWGVHVAPAMPLGAAPPFWPIPALIQRLAGRDSAEPETRPPDASERPREGSRRAARRLAEQLVASLGADTKPRCVLFEDAHAASRATLGVLHDAHAIAKERGIECVLLVTSRLQASEALSRLPELELHELPPLRAHESLQLAERLLGASQGSLSRSFVEGWLPEIAGNPLLLRAALQNLLDHGALSREDGVWDVRDDATLGDAVSDVLDRRLDGLSETSIEVLTVAGAIGERFDAGLLEDVVGSRARAEEALREGVRRAVLVREDETAQADGATHRFEHARLNERLVARVEGDALADLHDAIGEAWLARGAGTTRLAHHFGRGRDGERAARHLLAAAEEAGRAHDHAVRAQHLAALLARAEEPGVAQVAALPAIREDYADALAISGDHDAALEELRAMERAEIAPVTRARLLRKRGLVHLRTSAPAAGIEALRGSLALLEGAPPRTRLGRLVRLAWDAVHALVRRFFRGRGDGGRLEERALVNRELALVYRWVDLYDAAGHLARFSRLAQQLAPRHYRVDADAMLSMLFALQSFPGVGARFQRSARELATATGDLEGLARLTVIQGACELMLDDSDACLRRLDEGVALSRQTGDRMLVAFALSARAWARGIVGHIPDARAEFEEAEHEAMECGALWLATDAKCGRGITAVVMGRFDETRELAESVLTADLRLTFPIFEELAIEALAAVALLEGRYADATAGFERAHSILEKHRLRDGWGWLLPMSRVEALCSLADAAGQDAVPDLVRRLKRITPTFGRMDKLPLYVGCGEIARGVVDARRGRGARALRRLEKGNARRLSDRHSHVDTWVQVRSALERLRLGEDPDRVGERLDAIDQDYAARGLPGMQQWLAAMRGHLLA